The following are encoded together in the Nocardioides thalensis genome:
- a CDS encoding UBP-type zinc finger domain-containing protein — translation MAAEIDVEAPPSGSGCADCDAHEPPGWWVHLRRCATCGHVGCCDSSPAQHATAHARATGHRYVQSFEPGEDWFWDYEEEQAFDGPALAPPTSHPDDQPAPGPKGRVPLDWRQHIH, via the coding sequence ATGGCAGCGGAGATCGACGTCGAGGCCCCGCCCAGCGGCAGCGGCTGCGCCGACTGCGACGCCCACGAGCCGCCGGGCTGGTGGGTCCACCTGCGCCGGTGCGCGACGTGCGGGCACGTCGGCTGCTGCGACTCCTCGCCGGCGCAGCACGCGACCGCCCATGCGCGCGCGACCGGCCACCGCTACGTCCAGAGCTTCGAGCCCGGCGAGGACTGGTTCTGGGACTACGAGGAGGAGCAGGCGTTCGACGGCCCTGCCCTCGCGCCGCCGACGTCCCACCCCGACGACCAGCCCGCGCCCGGCCCGAAGGGACGCGTGCCGCTCGACTGGCGGCAGCACATCCACTGA